Proteins encoded together in one Penicillium digitatum chromosome 1, complete sequence window:
- a CDS encoding Zinc finger C2H2-type/integrase DNA-binding domain, with translation MTGAMPIDISTRQTTSVSPPGQQASNLTSALQRAGNGERTGSFSHLPGGGLGVFKAPPPRKDSFGTTTAQWGNGTKPISMSGSARDKGRRESLAGSLVGGMSWGGVSVGSWIRDDIIMTGTSPFTFQSPSFHSSSYLPKLEANFMRDFSCCGVTLPTLHDLLQHYEEAHATKSPNQGHRQSQGENRAALAAAAIAQQQNQQHGGQGRGLQPDRTLDMQRKLGQNPSPLQHADLDTIDDMEMDDALGDGDGSASQMFSSQLHEGGQGGYGNSNQQQLNLSMLPNHQGYSTPSQPGTPIGSGRPLSLQNNPTVSSVNTPTLMANPLQNSQFRNTPDSSGPGTPAEIDESMMGGFGDLSMQNNTMGQNQNQFGRFSGNNNDMVDLCIDEPAKRLFSPSGGMGSPNAHFKLSGAQYGPNSDIARRIREQQLLAGVPDTTVILPNEEPKPFRCPVIGCEKAYKNQNGLKYHKAHGHNNQQLHDNADGTFSIVNPETSAPYPGTLGMEKEKPYRCEVCGKRYKNLNGLKYHKSHSPPCNPDFQLGGRNLALGGGVMHGQNINVAGAGLPGIGEEGLM, from the exons ATGACTGGTGCCATGCCTATTGATATTTCGACTCGGCAGACAACCTCGGTGTCGCCGCCGGGTCAACAGGCATCTAATCTGACCTCGGCGCTGCAAAGAGCGGGTAACGGCGAGCGTACAGGCAGCTTTTCACATCTTCCCGGGGGAGGACTCGGCGTATTCAAGGCTCCGCCACCTCGTAAGGACTCGTTTGGCACAACCACGGCACAATGGGGGAACGGGACGAAACCAATCTCGATGTCGGGATCTGCCCGCGACAAAGGTCGCCGCGAGTCGCTCGCTGGAAGCTTGGTGGGTGGTATGAGCTGGGGTGGTGTATCCGTTGGTAGTTGGATACGTGATGA TATCATAATGACTGGCACGTCACCATTTACCTTCCAGTCACCATCTTTCCACTCCTCATCGTATCTCCCGAAGCTGGAAGCGAATTTTATGCGAGACTTTTCGTGCTGCGGTGTGACGTTACCGACGCTCCATGACCTTTTACAACACTACGAAGAAGCCCATGCGACCAAGTCGCCCAATCAAGGCCACCGACAAAGCCAGGGTGAAAATCGAGCTGCCTTGGCGGCTGCCGCAATTGCCCAGCAACAGAACCAACAGCATGGCGGCCAAGGACGCGGTCTGCAGCCCGACCGGACCCTAGACATGCAGCGCAAATTGGGCCAGAATCCATCACCATTGCAGCACGCAGACCTAGACACAATCGATGACATGGAGATGGACGACGCCTTAGGAGATGGAGACGGCTCAGCCTCGCAGATGTTCTCTTCTCAGCTGCATGAGGGTGGACAGGGCGGATATGGTAACTCCAACCAGCAGCAGTTAAATCTGAGTATGCTTCCAAATCACCAAGGATATAGCACACCCTCGCAACCTGGTACACCGATCGGATCTGGGCGACCGCTTTCATTGCAAAACAATCCGACTGTCTCTTCCGTCAACACCCCAACTTTGATGGCCAACCCGCTCCAAAATTCGCAGTTCCGAAATACGCCCGATTCATCCGGACCAGGGACCCCGGCCGAAATTGACGAAAGCATGATGGGTGGATTCGGTGATCTCAGTATGCAAAATAACACCATGGGCCAAAACCAGAATCAGTTTGGTCGCTTCAGTGGGAACAATAATGACATGGTCGATCTTTGCATCGATGAACCGGCCAAGCGGCTGTTCAGCCCCAGTGGTGGCATGGGTTCTCCCAATGCTCACTTTAAGCTCAGTGGAGCTCAGTATGGCCCGAATAGCGATATCGCACGACGGATACGCGAACAACAGCTGCTCGCTGGGGTCCCCGACACCACCGTTATTCTTCCTAACGAAGAACCCAAGCCGTTCCGATGCCCCGTTATCGGCTGCGAGAAGGCATACAAGAACCAAAACGGGCTTAAATACCACAAAGCT CATGGCCATAATAACCAGCAACTTCATGACAACGCCGATGGCACTTTCTCAATAGTCAATCCAGAGACATCAGCGCCGTACCCTGGCACACTTGGCATGGAGAAGGAAAAGCCCTACCGCTGCGAGGTATGCGGCAAGCGCTACAAGAATCTGAACGGACTTAAGTACCATAAATCGCACTCACCACCCTGCAACCCGGATTTCCAGCTTGGAGGTCGTAACCTCGCCCTTGGCGGTGGAGTCATGCACGGGCAGAACATCAACGTTGCTGGAGCTGGCCTCCCCGGAATTGGCGAAGAAGGCCTTATGTGA
- a CDS encoding Cell division cycle protein Cdc20, putative codes for MASVTASTPVKSHHGLFSSKTAGGRMPLSPSPNPRASGPSPFTPPRQCDAGRSQTKSVYGGNLTAHFAKSISKSARTTHRDSPKTNKSNIASTRTRKSPKHLELGVSDWTLTGTSATTANTPSKEHIRREIPTRSRTSKTTLRVPHNAGDRFIPNRTASEGLATSGAAKPEEKQRPKNGGADGSSVLASAASAFDIGARGSDDDLAAALESLGLDDNEPSTYARPAPDAVAYKSSLAEACGVNMNTRILAFKPPPPESSKPIDLRAQYNRPLRPAKSTAAQFRRRVQTAPERVLDAPGLLDDYYLNLLDWSSGNQVAIGLERNVYVWSAESGSVNCLLETSPDTYVSSVKWSGDGAYVGVGLGTGEVQIWDVEEGSKLRSMYGHDSRVGVMGWNKHTLSTGARSGLVFNHDVRIAEHKIAELVSHTSEVCGLEWRADGAQLATGGNDNLVNIWDARSLSAPKFTKTNHRAAVKALSWCPWQSNLLATGGGSYDRHIHFWNTTTGARTNSIDTGSQVTSLRWSNHYREIVSSSGFPDNSLSIWSYPTLVRNVEIPAHETRVLHSAISPDGQMLATTAADESLKFWKIFERKAGSSASSAREGGVGSKAKMTKSMTIR; via the coding sequence ATGGCTTCTGTTACTGCATCAACCCCGGTAAAGAGCCACCATGGgctcttctcctccaagACTGCTGGAGGCCGTATGCCTCTAAGCCCTTCTCCCAACCCCCGTGCAAGCGGCCCGTCACCCTTCACCCCTCCTCGCCAGTGTGATGCTGGCCGCAGTCAAACCAAGTCAGTGTATGGTGGAAACCTCACTGCCCACTTCGCCAAGTCCATCTCCAAATCAGCCCGCACCACTCACCGTGACTCTCCCAAGACGAACAAGTCGAATATTGCCAGCACCCGCACCCGCAAGTCACCCAAACACTTGGAGCTTGGTGTTTCTGACTGGACTTTGACCGGCACAAGTGCCACTACAGCGAACACTCCGTCGAAGGAGCACATTCGCCGAGAGATTCCTACCCGCTCCCGTACTAGCAAGACAACTTTGCGCGTGCCTCATAACGCTGGTGACCGTTTTATTCCCAACCGGACCGCAAGTGAGGGTCTAGCCACTAGCGGGGCCGCAAAGCCAGAAGAGAAACAGCGCCCTAAGAATGGCGGGGCAGACGGATCGTCGGTCCTCGCCTCGGCGGCTAGCGCTTTTGACATTGGTGCACGTGGATCCGATGATGACCTTGCTGCTGCTTTGGAGAGCTTGGGTCTGGATGACAATGAGCCTTCCACCTATGCTCGCCCAGCTCCTGATGCCGTGGCCTACAAATCATCTTTGGCTGAAGCTTGCGGAGTGAATATGAACACTCGCATCCTCGCTTTTAAACCTCCCCCTCCAGAGTCATCGAAGCCCATTGACCTTCGTGCTCAATATAACCGCCCTCTCCGACCTGCCAAATCTACAGCTGCCCAGTTCCGCCGCCGTGTGCAAACTGCACCCGAACGGGTCTTGGATGCCCCGGGTCTTTTGGATGACTATTATCTCAATTTGCTTGACTGGAGCTCTGGCAACCAGGTCGCCATCGGTCTCGAGCGAAATGTATATGTCTGGTCTGCTGAGTCTGGATCTGTCAACTGCCTTTTGGAAACCTCCCCTGACACATACGTGAGTAGCGTCAAGTGGAGTGGAGATGGTGCCTACGTCGGTGTTGGCTTAGGAACCGGTGAGGTCCAGATCTGGGATGTCGAGGAAGGTTCCAAGCTTCGCAGCATGTACGGCCATGACTCTCGTGTCGGTGTAATGGGATGGAATAAGCACACTCTCTCCACTGGTGCTCGTAGTGGGCTCGTCTTCAACCACGATGTTCGCATCGCAGAGCACAAGATCGCTGAACTGGTCTCTCATACTTCTGAGGTCTGTGGTCTCGAATGGCGCGCTGACGGCGCTCAGCTCGCCACTGGTGGAAACGACAACCTCGTCAACATCTGGGATGCTCGCTCTCTAAGTGCTCCCAAGTTTACTAAGACCAACCACCGCGCCGCCGTCAAGGCTCTGAGCTGGTGCCCTTGGCAATCCAACCTCCTTGCCACTGGTGGTGGTTCCTACGACCGTCACATACACTTCTGGaacaccaccaccggcgCCCGCACCAACAGCATTGACACTGGATCCCAAGTCACTTCCCTGCGTTGGAGCAATCACTACCGCGAGATCGTCAGCTCTAGTGGCTTCCCAGACAACTCGCTCAGTATTTGGAGCTACCCAACTTTGGTCCGCAACGTTGAGATCCCCGCCCACGAGACTCGTGTACTTCACAGTGCCATCAGCCCTGATGGACAGATGCTGGCCACCACTGCTGCTGATGAAAGCTTGAAGTTCTGGAAGATCTTTGAGCGCAAGGCTGGTAGCAGTGCCTCATCCGCTCGTGAGGGTGGTGTCGGCAGCAAGGCTAAGATGACCAAGTCTATGACCATCCGCTAG
- a CDS encoding MFS allantoate transporter, putative translates to MNSNDTKLDRSTAEKDTTHVVLGETHDIGANLYLEAEQLTPEELETEGAEVLKILDWRIMPMLYLTYVIQFLDKLSLNYASAYSLIPDLALEGQRYSWVAAIFNFGYLFWALPANLLIQRLPIAKYMGARNYPGILVLRFLLGMAEAGVSPCMMNLTSMFYKRSEQPLRMAVWLSANGMATMVGALLGFGLGHSHNTALRSWQLIFLTIGLLNFLCACVFVWVMPDSPGSARFLTHRQRVIAVQRVAENMIGVKTRDIKPRQALEILYDPRVLCCAGVGIACGVINGGSSNFASALIKGFGFSGINATLLQLPTGAVEAVVVPICGIIATYVKDSRCIVLAVVCLIPFAGLLGIRFTSLDHPWTLVGCTWLQYLIGAPVIISWNLLATNVAGHTKRAVANGLWFSLYAAGNVAGANIFFTREAPRYYSGLLGLLICYAGIVVLACASYISMKWENARRDAAEVAAGRLETPEEIASHAIFDGFNDLTDRESKHFRYAL, encoded by the exons ATGAATTCCAACGACACAAAATTGGATCGATCCACCGCAGAGAAAGATACTACCCATGTTGTACTTGGCGAGACTCACGATATCGGAGCGAATCTGTACCTGGAGGCAGAGCAGTTAACTCCCGAGGAACTGGAGACTGAGGGCGCAGAGGTGCTGAAAATTCTTGACTGGCGGATTATGCCCATG CTCTACCTAACCTATGTTATTCAATTCCTCG ACAAGCTATCACTTAATTATGCATCGGCATACTCCTTAATCCCAGACCTTGCTCTTGAAGGCCAGCGATACTCATGGGTTGCGGCTATTTTCAATTTCGGCTATCTCTTCTGGGCCCTCCCAGCCAACCTCCTAATTCAGCGATTGCCAATTGCAAAGTACATGG GAGCAAGGAACTACCCAGGGATCTTGGTATTGAGATTCCTTTTGGGCATGGCAGAAGCCGGAGTCAGTCCGTGCA TGATGAATCTTACATCAATGTTCTATAAGCGCTCTGAACAACCCTTGCGCATGGCCGTCTGGCTCAGCGCAAACGGCATGGCCACGATGGTAGGAGCACTTCTAGGATTCGGCCTCGGCCATTCACACAACACCGCGCTCCGCAGCTGGCAATTAATCTTCTTAACCATCGGACTGCTCAACTTCCTCTGCGCCTGTGTCTTCGTCTGGGTCATGCCCGACTCACCCGGCTCTGCCCGCTTCCTAACCCACCGACAGCGCGTGATCGCCGTGCAGCGTGTCGCCGAGAACATGATCGGGGTGAAGACCCGAGATATCAAACCACGCCAGGCACTGGAGATTCTCTACGACCCTAGAGTTCTCTGCTGCGCGGGCGTCGGTATCGCCTGCGGTGTGATTAACGGCGGCTCATCGAATTTCGCATCCGCTTTGATCAAAGGCTTTGGCTTCAGTGGGATCAACGCTACACTCCTCCAGCTACCTACAGGTGCGGTCGAAGCGGTGGTTGTTCCAATCTGCGGCATCATCGCAACATACGTTAAAGACTCACGCTGCATTGTTCTCGCAGTTGTCTGTTTGATTCCCTTCGCTGGTCTGCTGGGCATCCGCTTTACCAGTCTCGACCATCCCTGGACTTTAGTTGGATGCACCTGGCTGCAGTATCTCATCGGTGCTCCCGTCATTATCTCGTGGAATTTACTTGCCACCAATGTCGCCGGCCACACCAAGCGTGCTGTCGCGAATGGTCTCTGGTTCTCGCTATATGCGGCTGGTAATGTCGCCGGAGCAAATATCTTCTTCACTCGCGAGGCCCCGCGCTATTACTCGGGCTTGCTGGGCCTGCTCATTTGTTATGCGGGAATTGTTGTTCTAGCATGTGCATCATATATATCGATGAAATGGGAGAATGCAAGGAGGGATGCTGCAGAGGTTGCGGCGGGCCGTCTGGAGACACCGGAGGAGATAGCCTCTCATGCTATTTTCGATGGCTTTAACGATTTGACGGATAGAGAGTCCAAGCATTTTAGGTATGCGCTTTAG
- a CDS encoding Kelch repeat protein encodes MQDAFLMPASQTGDRRSSTDYRPSIKKAQGHVPACLVNASVTYCSNDCIYAFGGFDQFTDEVYNHVLRLDLETLRWELVDNYGDIPGVRMGHTATLYQGDKLIVFGGENEHREYLSDVVILDLNTFTWALPEIRGSTPRGRARHAAVIHEDKLFIVGGVAGVGGVTGEKNVILDDLTYLDLQTWTWSRTWSFTARFDHTAWVWGTRLWIFGGLGPNMERTTDIWWLDLKGSPSLAGNTTPKDSISSSTHQISPRSGIYAANSGSVQVLIFTHFPLIFRPGYRWHYCTVNDAGTKAWLLGCSLDIANAPGGSDENHMSEVLTIDLENYGLLGNGLSAESHERGAHWSSDQIGFSQVSGLGTDLAAVFDNPAESGSGTDFVITAIRDEYDGYASEDMGDTLSVSPTQAQPTFVEQNPWTSKPIHVHRIILQLRWPHFKRLYSAHMAEYHTKRMHIPESYSVVRAFLYYLYTDSIAGHPDYCSTVIDVAGMLVMANLYDMPKLRLLCVNRLGQELDVDNAAIVWERAGRTNEHWLMRRAAQFCMTYWGRVVRTDGFKSLSHKSLIQLCEMVDTEGRILAGPELEMVTFGADGLVDRDKSSRMRLGSTADEMSEVDADDEGMEIS; translated from the exons ATGCAGGACGCCTTCCTAATGCCTGCCAGTCAGACTGGTGATCGCCGGAGCAGCACGGATTATCGACCCAGCATAAAAAAAGCCCAGGGCCATGTCCCCGCGTGTCTGGTCAATGCCTCGGTGACGTACTGCAGCAATGATTGTATTTATGCGTTTGGAGGGTTTGACCAGTTTACTGATGAAG TTTACAACCACGTGCTCAGGCTGGACTTGGAGACTTTGCGCTGGGAGCTTGTGGACAACTACGGCGACATCCCCGGAGTTCGCATGG GGCACACGGCAACATTATACCAAGGGGATAAATTGATTGTGTTTGGAGGCGAAAATGAACATCGCGAATACCTCTCTGACGTCGTCATCCTTGATCTCAATACGTTCACCTGGGCACTTCCTGAAATTCGCGGCTCGACCCCGCGCGGCCGAGCTCGTCATGCTGCTGTCATTCACGAAGACAAGCTTTTTATTGTGGGTGGAGTGGCAGGCGTAGGAGGCGTGACAGGGGAGAAGAATGTGATCTTGGACGATTTGACCTATCTGGATCTACAAACATGGACCTGGTCTCGGACATGGAGCTTCACTGCTCGCTTCGATCATACAGCCTGGGTTTGGGGTACACGGCTGTGGATATTTGGTGGATTGGGTCCGAACATGGAACGAACGACTGACATCTGGTGGCTCGATCTCAAGGGATCTCCATCGTTGGCCGGAAACACTACTCCCAAAG ACTCTATCTCTAGCAGTACCCACCAAATATCTCCCCGCTCCGGAATCTATGCCGCCAACTCAGGCAGTGTGCAG GTACTCATTTTCACTCATTTTCCTCTG ATCTTCCGGCCAGGATATCGATGGCACTATTGCACTGTCAATGACGCAGGCACCAAAGCATGGCTCTTGGGATGTAGTCTTGATATCGCGAATGCTCCAGGAGGTAGCGACGAGAATCATATGAGCGAAGTCCTGACTATCGATCTGGAAAATTATGGCTTACTAGGTAACGGCCTGTCGGCAGAATCTCACGAACGAGGTGCACATTGGTCGTCTGATCAAATAGGCTTCTCTCAGGTTTCCGGGTTGGGAACCGATTTAGCTGCTGTTTTTGACAATCCCGCCGAGTCTGGAAGTGGCACGGACTTTGTCATTACTGCTATTCGTGACGAGTATGACGGGTACGCATCAGAAGATATGGGTGACACGCTATCCGTTTCCCCAACTCAGGCCCAGCCGACCTTTGTGGAGCAGAACCCCTGGACCTCGAAGCCCATCCATGTCCACCGTATCATTCTTCAGCTGAGGTGGCCACATTTCAAGCGCCTGTACTCCGCCCATATGGCTGAGTACCATACTAAGCGGATGCACATTCCCGAGTCTTATTCTGTCGTGCGCGCTTTTCTCTATtacctgtacacagacagTATCGCCGGCCACCCAGATTATTGCTCGACCGTTATTGATGTGGCGGGTATGCTTGTTATGGCCAATCTTTATGACATGCCGAAGCTTCGCCTGCTGTGCGTCAATAGGCTAGGACAAGAGCTTGATGTAGACAATGCAGCCATCGTTTGGGAACGTGCGGGGCGGACCAATGAGCACTGGCTGATGCGCCGAGCAGCACAATTTTGCATGACATACTGGGGCCGCGTTGTACGGACAGACGGTTTCAAATCTCTCAGTCACAAGAGTTTGATCCAACTCTGCGAGATGGTGGACACAGAAGGCCGCATCCTCGCAGGGCCTGAATTGGAGATGGTTACTTTTGGGGCAGATGGCCTAGTTGACCGAGACAAAAGCTCTCGAATGCGGCTGGGATCTACTGCAGACGAGATGTCCGAGGTCGACGCGGACGATGAAGGGATGGAGATCTCATGA
- a CDS encoding UMTA: protein MDISQISKQLLPAPKRFPDCCLAISSTLITYLASLLPKTPKFTISIGSGSGLLEGLLVHCDKNVLVEGVEVDSTINRYIAEEDMNIVGGGWSLWSAAEQATAWMFVYPRDPKLITKYVDTHGRENVDFIVWLGPRVDWPDYEPRFGQSPFSELSFPDHIGLTPYETVVIARRPT from the coding sequence ATGGACATATCTCAAATCTCCAAGCAGCTTTTGCCAGCACCCAAGAGATTCCCAGATTGTTGCTTGGCCATCTCCAGCACCTTGATCACCTACCTTGCTTCGCTCCTGCCAAAAACCCCCAAATTCACCATCTCAATTGGTAGCGGATCTGGTCTCCTTGAAGGTCTCCTTGTGCATTGCGACAAAAATGTATTAGTGGAGGGTGTTGAGGTGGATTCAACCATCAATCGGTACATAGCCGAAGAAGATATGAATATCGTTGGCGGAGGCTGGAGCCTTTGGTCTGCCGCTGAACAGGCTACAGCGTGGATGTTTGTCTACCCACGCGATCCGAAACTCATCACCAAATACGTTGATACACATGGTCGTGAAAATGTTGATTTTATCGTCTGGCTCGGGCCTCGGGTCGATTGGCCGGACTATGAGCCGCGTTTCGGTCAATCTCCATTCTCCGAGTTGAGCTTTCCAGATCATATCGGACTAACACCATACGAGACTGTGGTCATTGCTAGAAGGCCAACTTGA
- a CDS encoding Beta-glucosidase, putative, whose product MGSTEQSTLPSDFLWGFATAAYQIEGGVNEDGRAPSIWDTFCKIPGKIAGSGTGDVACDSYHRTHEDIALLKECGAQAYRFSLSWSRIIPLGGRNDPINQKGIQFYQKFVDDLIDAGITPMITLFHWDLPDELDKRYGGPINKEEFVADFAHYARLVFEAFRSKVKYWITFNEPWCISVLGYNNGSFAPGHTSDRTQSAVGDSSIEPWIVSHNLLVAHGTAVKIYRDEFKQRDGGEIGITLNGDWAEPWDSGNPADVEACDRKIEFAISWFADPIYYGKYPDSMIKQLGDRLPSWSPEDIALVQGSNDFYGMNHYCANFIRAKTGEPDINDVAGNLELLLEDKNGVSVGPITQSPWLRPSAIGFRKLLKWLSERYGYPKIYVTENGTSVLGENDMPLEELLNDDFRVQYFQDYIGAAADAYTHDGVNIRAYMAWSLMDNFEWAEGYETRFGVTFVDYENDQKRIPKKSAKVISQIFDQLIEKS is encoded by the exons ATGGGATCCACCGAGCAATCCACTCTTCCTTCGGATTTCCTCTGGGGCTTTGCAACAGCCGCATACCAGATTGAGGGCGGCGTCAACGAAGATGGTCGCGCCCCGTCGATCTGGGATACATTCTGCAAGATTCCCGGCAAGATTGCCGGTTCCGGAACTGGAGATGTAGCTTGCGACTCGTATCACCGCACACACGAAGACATCGCCTTATTGAAAGAATGTGGTGCTCAGGCATACCGATTTTCCCTGTCATG GTCCCGCATTATCCCTCTCGGCGGTCGGAACGATCCAATCAACCAGAAAGGCATACAGTTCTATCAGAAATTTGTAGATGACCTGATTGACGCGGGCATTACGCCCATGATTACCCTCTTCCACTGGGATCTTCCAGATGAGCTCGACAAGCGCTATGGCGGACCTATCAACAAGGAGGAATTCGTTGCCGACTTTGCACATTATGCTCGCTTGGTGTTCGAAGCGTTTAGATCCAAGGTCAAGTACTGGATTACCTTCAACGAGCCTTGGTGCATTAGTGTCCTTGGATACAACAATGGTTCCTTCGCCCCGGGTCACACGAGTGATCGCACCCAGAGCGCGGTGGGAGATAGCTCGATTGAGCCTTGGATTGTCAGCCACAATTTGCTCGTTGCCCACGGAACTGCGGTGAAGATTTACCGCGATGAATTTAAACAACGTGACGGTGGGGAGATTGGCATTACGCTCAACG GTGACTGGGCTGAGCCCTGGGATTCTGGGAACCCAGCCGACGTGGAAGCCTGTGACCGCAAGATTGAGTTCGCCATATCATGGTTCGCCGACCCGATCTACTACGGCAAGTATCCAGACAGTATGATCAAGCAACTTGGCGACCGTCTGCCAAGCTGGTCACCAGAGGACATTGCCCTTGTCCAAGGCAGCAATGACTTCTACGGCATGAACCACTACTGCGCGAACTTCATCCGCGCTAAGACGGGAGAGCCAGACATCAACGATGTTGCGGGCAACCTGGAGCTCCTGCTAGAAGACAAGAACGGCGTGAGTGTCGGGCCTATCACACAGTCCCCCTGGCTGCGACCATCTGCTATCGGGTTCCGGAAACTGCTCAAGTGGCTCAGTGAGCGATACGGGTACCCCAAGATCTATGTCACTGAGAACGGAACAAGTGTCCTGGGTGAGAACGATATGCCACTTGAGGAATTGCTTAACGATGATTTTCGCGTGCAGTATTTCCAGGATTACATCGGTGCTGCGGCTGATGCGTATACCCATGACGGTGTCAATATACGGGCTTACATGGCTTGGAGTCTTATGGA CAACTTCGAATGGGCCGAGGGCTACGAGACCCGCTTCGGTGTGACGTTTGTCGACTATGAGAACGACCAGAAGAGAATTCCAAAGAAGAGTGCCAAGGTGATTAGCCAGATCTTTGATCAGTTGATTGAGAAGTCCTGA
- a CDS encoding Transcription factor TFIIA complex subunit Toa1, putative: MSNQQVGAVFEKVIQEVCDASQVDFEESGVDQQTLHDLRETWQHKLSSVNVAHFPWDPAPLPPQQHSVPLPTATVPSNAPRQPPQQQYVPPPISIPQAAPSHTMPPMGVPRIKTEPGINGQPGMPHLTTPMPPHGLNPQSARDRAANALQQKYGAAAANSVHQMQAQAQAGQGYPQMHPNPHGQMPPIKQEQNYPHMGPGQTDGGGDPMTNWKAEVARRRAAAESGESDRILREHLKQRMSQYEGGGLLRPLKDHESSSKVARRVALTAPLSQNTTTESTSSAPRVTGQFDGAEEDVKEEDEDAINSDLDDPDDLVADDHDADESEGQVMLCTYDKVQRVKNKWKCTLKDGILTTGGKEYVFHKGQGEFEW, encoded by the exons ATGTCCAACCAGCAAGTG GGTGCGGTTTTTGAGAAGGTCATCCAGGAGGTCTGTGATGCTTCCCAGGTCGACTTTGAGGAAAGCGGTGTCGATCAGCAGACTCTTCATGATCTGCGAGAG ACCTGGCAACATAAGCTTTCTTCTGTGAACGTCGCTCATTTCCCCTGGGATCCTGCTCCTCTGCCTCCTCAGCAGCACTCTGTTCCCCTCCCTACGGCTACTGTCCCCTCCAACGCTCCCCGACAACCTCCCCAGCAGCAATATGTTCCACCGCCTATCTCAATCCCCCAAGCCGCGCCCTCTCACACCATGCCCCCCATGGGTGTACCTCGCATCAAGACCGAGCCAGGAATCAATGGCCAACCCGGAATGCCGCATCTGACCACACCCATGCCCCCGCATGGTCTCAACCCTCAGTCGGCTCGCGATCGTGCTGCAAATGCGCTTCAACAGAAATACGGTGCCGCAGCCGCGAACTCCGTCCACCAAATGCAGGCCCAGGCTCAAGCTGGAcaaggatatccgcagatgCACCCCAACCCCCACGGGCAAATGCCACCGATCAAACAAGAGCAGAACTACCCGCACATGGGTCCTGGACAGACCGATGGTGGAGGTGACCCAATGACCAACTGGAAGGCAGAGGTAGCACGCCGCAGAGCAGCTGCCGAAAGTGGAGAAAGTGACCGGATTCTGCGCGAGCATCTCAAGCAGCGCATGTCTCAGTATGAGGGCGGAGGTCTCCTTCGTCCCTTGAAAGACCATGAGTCCTCTTCCAAGGTCGCTCGTCGTGTGGCTCTCACCGCACCCCTCAGCCAAAATACTACCACCGAGTCAACTTCATCTGCTCCTCGCGTCACTGGCCAATTTGACGGCGCAGAAGAAGATGTtaaggaggaagatgaagacgcCATCAACTCGGACCTGGATGATCCAGATGACCTTGTTGCTGACGACCATGACGCAGATGAATCGGAGGGCCAGGTCATGCTTTGCACATACGACAAGGTCCAGCGGGTGAAGAACAAGTGGAAGTGCACCTTGAAGGATGGCATCCTGACCACTGGAGGCAAAGA ATACGTCTTCCACAAGGGTCAAGGTGAATTCGAATGGTAG